A region from the Mucilaginibacter sp. CSA2-8R genome encodes:
- a CDS encoding AraC family transcriptional regulator, with protein MDDSTGSLNTLTEGFVGQRMVITSPLQRKKMLRNVFSKLLYVNAAGYYPVAATHRRKRNSGSEEYIIIYCIAGEGWIDIEEKHYELVANSFKIIPKNVAHHYGSSVERPWSIYWLHFNGEQAATLYNRYLKTASPDGDYISFDEQRLLLFNDIIDMMEIGFDDLQLELMYIRTLRLISTYIYEEPRRTADNAGMVATSVNYMREHINQNLQIKDLAAHVNYSVSRYSEVFRQATGYAPIQYFTQLRIHHACQHLCFSSLNIKQVCAEIGFTDPFYFSKLFKQHTGKSPNQYRKLYHKP; from the coding sequence ATGGATGATTCAACTGGATCGCTCAACACACTGACCGAAGGTTTTGTGGGGCAACGGATGGTGATTACCTCGCCATTGCAAAGAAAAAAAATGCTCCGGAATGTGTTCAGCAAGCTGTTATATGTTAATGCGGCGGGTTATTATCCGGTTGCAGCAACACATCGGCGTAAAAGAAATTCTGGAAGCGAAGAATACATTATCATTTACTGCATTGCCGGCGAAGGCTGGATTGATATAGAGGAAAAGCATTATGAATTGGTGGCCAACAGCTTTAAAATAATACCGAAAAACGTTGCACACCATTATGGCAGTTCGGTTGAACGCCCCTGGAGCATTTACTGGCTTCACTTTAACGGCGAGCAGGCTGCAACACTATACAATCGCTATTTAAAAACCGCCAGTCCTGACGGTGATTACATTAGTTTTGACGAACAACGCCTGTTGCTTTTTAACGACATTATTGATATGATGGAGATTGGCTTTGACGATTTACAATTAGAGCTGATGTACATCAGGACATTAAGGTTGATTTCCACCTATATTTACGAAGAGCCACGTCGAACTGCCGACAATGCCGGTATGGTTGCTACGTCTGTTAATTACATGCGCGAACATATTAACCAAAACCTGCAGATTAAAGATTTAGCCGCACATGTCAATTACTCAGTGTCGCGCTACTCTGAAGTTTTCAGGCAGGCCACAGGTTATGCGCCTATCCAGTATTTTACGCAGTTACGTATACATCATGCCTGCCAGCATCTTTGCTTTAGCAGCCTGAATATTAAGCAGGTTTGTGCCGAAATCGGGTTTACCGACCCGTTCTATTTTTCAAAGCTATTTAAGCAACATACAGGCAAATCGCCCAACCAGTACCGTAAATTATACCACAAGCCTTAA
- a CDS encoding sugar porter family MFS transporter codes for MEKAEMRFNNGFVTGISFISALGGYLFGFDFAVISGALPFLRKAFALDAWWEGFLTGSLGLGCIIGCLIAGKLADRYGRRPGLMLAAAIFAVSSLGMAIAGNLTIFVLMRFAAGIGVGMASMLSPMYIAEVSPASIRGRNVAINQLTIVIGILITNIVNYLLSNHGPDAWRWMFGLGFVPSGLFLLGVLWLPESPRWLLKVGRDNEAQAVLSKIGSEAFVSSTTDSIKQSLSGVTGKQSYAAVFEKAVRPAVIVGITLAVFQQLCGINVVFNYTSTIFASVGANLNRQLVETIAIGIVNLLFTLLAMRQVDKLGRRPLMLIGSIGLAVTYLLLAYFLQIKAPAIWISVSVLLAIGLYATSLAPVTWVLISEIFPNHIRGVASSVAIVSLWGAYFVLVFTFPVLAKVLGTYGPFYLYAVICFLGFLFVLKRVKETKGQTLEELEQQFKH; via the coding sequence ATGGAAAAAGCCGAAATGCGCTTTAATAATGGCTTTGTTACCGGAATTTCATTCATTTCGGCTTTAGGCGGTTACCTGTTCGGGTTTGATTTTGCTGTTATTTCGGGCGCACTTCCGTTTCTGCGAAAAGCATTTGCGTTGGATGCCTGGTGGGAGGGTTTTTTAACCGGGTCGCTGGGGTTAGGCTGCATCATCGGTTGCCTTATTGCCGGTAAACTGGCCGACCGCTACGGGCGCCGCCCCGGGCTCATGTTGGCAGCCGCCATATTTGCGGTCTCCTCATTGGGCATGGCTATAGCCGGTAACCTCACCATTTTTGTATTGATGCGTTTTGCTGCCGGCATTGGTGTGGGTATGGCCTCCATGTTAAGTCCAATGTATATTGCCGAGGTATCACCGGCTTCTATCCGCGGCCGAAACGTGGCTATCAATCAGCTTACTATTGTAATTGGTATCCTAATAACCAATATTGTTAATTACCTATTGTCAAACCACGGCCCGGATGCCTGGCGCTGGATGTTTGGCTTAGGGTTTGTACCGTCAGGCCTGTTTCTGTTAGGTGTACTTTGGTTACCCGAAAGTCCGCGTTGGTTATTGAAGGTTGGCCGTGATAACGAAGCTCAGGCCGTGCTAAGTAAAATTGGCTCAGAGGCTTTTGTATCATCTACCACCGATAGTATTAAGCAATCCTTGTCCGGCGTTACCGGTAAACAATCTTATGCAGCGGTGTTTGAAAAAGCTGTACGGCCGGCTGTTATTGTAGGTATTACGCTGGCGGTGTTTCAGCAACTATGTGGTATCAATGTAGTGTTCAATTATACCTCAACCATATTTGCCTCAGTAGGGGCCAATCTAAACCGGCAACTCGTTGAAACCATCGCTATAGGCATCGTCAATTTATTATTTACGCTTTTAGCCATGCGGCAGGTGGATAAATTAGGGCGCCGGCCGTTGATGCTGATTGGTTCCATTGGTTTGGCAGTTACGTACCTGCTGCTGGCCTACTTTTTACAAATCAAGGCACCCGCTATCTGGATATCCGTTTCGGTTTTGTTGGCCATTGGCCTGTATGCCACCTCGCTGGCACCGGTAACATGGGTGCTTATATCCGAGATTTTTCCTAACCATATTCGCGGCGTGGCATCATCGGTAGCTATTGTTTCGTTATGGGGGGCCTATTTCGTGCTCGTGTTTACTTTTCCGGTGCTGGCCAAGGTTTTAGGTACGTATGGCCCCTTTTACCTGTATGCAGTTATATGCTTTTTAGGCTTCCTGTTTGTGCTTAAAAGAGTAAAAGAAACCAAGGGGCAAACTTTGGAAGAGTTAGAACAGCAATTCAAACATTAA
- a CDS encoding type I asparaginase, whose product MCQILIIYTGGTIGMMTDPRTKTLVPINFEQIMENVPELERLNCRIMVHSFEDVIDSSNMSPAIWGQLAGLIQKHYHEVDGFVVLHGSDTMAFSASALSFMLENLAKPVIFTGSQLPISAIRTDAKENLMTAIELAKAKKNDKVRVPEVCIYFDYKLFRGNRAFKYNSSKFEAFRSPNYPVLAESGVHLRFSINDIRPAGEDELIVHKNLVNDVGVLKLYPGITPKVVDTIVNSDVRGIVMETFGAGNTTTDQWFIDLLKGAIDSGKVIVDISQCKVGTVELGRYETSKALKDIGVANGYDMTFEAAITKTMYLLSQFDDPKEITRWMETDIRGELTVS is encoded by the coding sequence ATGTGCCAGATTTTGATCATCTATACCGGTGGGACAATAGGTATGATGACCGACCCAAGGACTAAAACCTTAGTGCCAATTAACTTTGAGCAGATTATGGAGAACGTTCCGGAACTGGAACGCCTTAACTGCCGTATTATGGTTCATTCTTTCGAAGATGTTATCGACTCTTCGAACATGAGTCCGGCTATTTGGGGACAGTTGGCCGGTTTAATTCAGAAACATTACCATGAGGTGGATGGCTTTGTAGTTTTACACGGTTCGGATACTATGGCATTTTCGGCATCAGCTTTAAGTTTTATGCTCGAAAATTTGGCTAAGCCGGTTATTTTTACCGGATCGCAATTACCTATTAGCGCCATCCGTACGGATGCTAAAGAAAACCTGATGACGGCCATTGAACTGGCCAAAGCTAAAAAGAACGACAAAGTACGTGTGCCCGAGGTTTGTATTTACTTTGATTACAAGTTGTTTCGCGGTAACCGCGCTTTTAAATATAACTCATCTAAATTTGAGGCTTTCCGCTCACCCAACTATCCGGTACTAGCCGAGTCGGGCGTGCATTTACGGTTCAGTATTAATGATATCCGTCCTGCTGGTGAGGATGAACTTATTGTGCATAAAAACCTGGTGAATGACGTAGGGGTGTTAAAGCTTTATCCGGGCATTACTCCTAAGGTGGTTGACACTATTGTTAACTCGGACGTTAGAGGTATTGTAATGGAAACCTTTGGTGCCGGCAATACCACTACCGATCAATGGTTTATTGATTTGCTAAAAGGAGCTATTGATAGCGGTAAAGTTATTGTAGATATCTCGCAGTGTAAGGTAGGTACTGTTGAGTTGGGCCGTTACGAAACCAGTAAGGCATTAAAAGACATTGGTGTAGCCAATGGTTACGATATGACCTTTGAAGCTGCCATTACTAAAACAATGTACTTGCTAAGCCAGTTTGACGACCCTAAAGAGATTACCCGCTGGATGGAAACGGATATCCGCGGCGAGTTAACGGTTTCATAG
- a CDS encoding acetate kinase, whose amino-acid sequence MNIFVVNSGSSSIKYQLFKMPATDPVCSGLVERIGLSNPTITHKVYIDGDEKVIKLTPEELPDHEAGLKEVNQLLTGGDWAVIKDPADIQLIGHRIVHGGETFTTTTIIDAGVKEKLKNTFQLAPLHNPASYLGIEVAEKIFTNATQIGVFDTAFHQTLPAKAYRFAIPNTYYTDFNIRSYGFHGTSHKYVTEQAADYLGKNDSKFISIHLGNGCSMAAVKNGRSIDTSMGFGPLSGLVMGTRSGDIDPTVIFYLVNQLGYDIEQVSNLLNKRSGMAGLTGYSDMRDITNAIEQGNEDAKLAYDLYAYRIKKYIGAYAAALNGLDAIIFTAGVGENDALIRELICTDMDYLGLKLDTATNKVRAKGIRKINQSDSPAKILIIPTNEELEIAQQCFQMVSNS is encoded by the coding sequence ATGAACATCTTCGTTGTAAACTCGGGCAGCAGCTCTATCAAATATCAACTCTTTAAAATGCCGGCTACCGACCCGGTATGCAGTGGCCTAGTCGAACGTATTGGCTTAAGCAACCCTACCATTACCCACAAAGTATATATAGATGGTGACGAAAAAGTAATTAAGCTAACCCCCGAAGAACTGCCCGACCACGAGGCTGGCTTGAAAGAAGTAAACCAATTGCTTACCGGCGGTGATTGGGCCGTGATTAAAGACCCAGCAGATATTCAGCTGATCGGGCACCGTATTGTGCACGGCGGCGAAACTTTTACCACTACCACTATTATTGATGCAGGTGTGAAAGAGAAGCTGAAGAACACCTTCCAGTTAGCGCCCCTGCATAACCCGGCCAGCTATTTAGGCATCGAGGTAGCCGAAAAGATATTTACCAATGCCACCCAAATCGGTGTATTTGATACCGCTTTTCATCAAACGTTACCCGCTAAGGCCTACCGCTTCGCCATTCCGAACACCTATTACACCGACTTTAATATTCGCAGCTACGGTTTTCATGGCACCAGCCACAAGTACGTAACCGAGCAGGCTGCTGACTATTTAGGCAAAAACGATAGCAAATTCATCAGTATACATTTAGGTAATGGCTGTAGCATGGCCGCGGTTAAAAATGGGCGATCGATCGATACAAGCATGGGTTTTGGCCCACTGAGCGGCCTGGTGATGGGTACCCGTTCGGGAGATATTGACCCTACCGTTATATTTTACCTGGTAAACCAGTTAGGCTATGATATTGAACAGGTAAGTAATCTGTTGAATAAACGCAGCGGCATGGCCGGCCTTACCGGCTATAGCGACATGCGCGACATTACCAACGCCATTGAACAAGGCAATGAGGACGCCAAACTGGCTTACGACTTGTACGCTTACCGCATTAAAAAATATATTGGCGCATACGCCGCCGCTTTAAACGGACTTGATGCCATTATTTTTACTGCAGGCGTTGGCGAAAACGACGCTTTGATACGTGAGCTTATTTGTACTGATATGGATTACTTAGGCTTAAAGTTGGATACTGCTACCAATAAGGTACGAGCTAAAGGCATCCGTAAGATTAATCAATCCGATTCGCCGGCTAAGATTTTAATTATCCCTACCAACGAAGAGCTGGAGATTGCCCAACAGTGTTTCCAGATGGTGAGCAATAGCTAA
- a CDS encoding heparan-alpha-glucosaminide N-acetyltransferase domain-containing protein has product MTKTPTLQRIHSIDILRGLVMAIMALDHVRDFLHNDAALHDPLNVQTTTPALFFARWITHFCAPTFVFLSGLSAGLSRHKRSSAETASFLIKRGLWLIAVEVLVITLGLSFNPFYNMLFLQVIWAIGCSMIILGLLLKVSGKLVLPLGLLLIIGHDALNYMQPVKSPFEAGLLQVLFTARFYILPLPGNHFIVFLYAILPWTGIMLLGYAVSVIYQPNYAPQRRRTQLLYGGLGLLAFFILLRFTNTYGEPQHWSVQRTVVRTLLSFINVSKYPPSLLYTCLTLSFALIFLALTESVNNAWSRILTVYGKVPFFYYVLHFFIIHTITVIVFYTSGYTSKDIASPNAPFLFRPATLGFSLGIVYLIWLSIVATLYKPCRWYIGYKQRHQDQWWVSYL; this is encoded by the coding sequence ATGACTAAAACTCCTACTCTACAGCGCATCCATTCGATTGATATACTGCGCGGGCTGGTGATGGCTATTATGGCACTTGACCACGTTCGGGATTTTTTACACAATGATGCAGCCCTGCACGACCCATTGAACGTGCAGACTACCACGCCGGCATTGTTTTTTGCCCGCTGGATTACTCACTTTTGTGCACCAACGTTTGTGTTTTTGTCGGGCCTGTCCGCCGGGTTGAGCCGGCACAAACGCAGTTCAGCGGAAACCGCTTCATTTTTAATAAAGCGCGGGTTATGGTTAATTGCAGTTGAGGTATTAGTGATTACGCTCGGCCTCAGTTTTAACCCGTTTTATAACATGTTGTTTTTACAGGTAATCTGGGCAATTGGATGCAGCATGATTATACTGGGACTACTACTCAAAGTATCAGGTAAACTGGTTTTGCCATTAGGTTTATTGCTCATCATTGGGCATGATGCACTGAATTACATGCAACCAGTTAAGAGCCCGTTTGAGGCAGGACTGCTGCAGGTACTTTTTACTGCCAGGTTTTATATACTGCCCTTGCCTGGCAATCATTTTATCGTTTTTCTTTACGCCATATTGCCTTGGACAGGTATTATGCTATTAGGTTATGCCGTATCGGTTATTTATCAGCCCAACTATGCACCGCAACGCCGCCGAACTCAATTACTATACGGGGGGTTGGGCCTGTTAGCCTTCTTTATCCTCTTGCGTTTTACCAATACGTACGGCGAGCCACAGCACTGGAGTGTTCAGCGCACTGTAGTACGTACGTTGCTATCATTTATCAATGTAAGCAAATACCCACCTTCGCTATTATATACGTGTTTAACGCTGAGCTTTGCACTGATATTTCTTGCCCTGACCGAGTCTGTCAATAACGCGTGGTCGCGCATTTTAACAGTGTATGGCAAAGTGCCGTTCTTTTACTATGTGCTGCACTTTTTCATCATCCATACTATCACCGTTATTGTATTTTACACTTCGGGATATACGTCAAAAGATATTGCAAGCCCTAATGCACCTTTCTTATTCAGACCGGCAACATTGGGCTTTTCTTTAGGCATTGTTTACCTCATTTGGTTGAGTATTGTTGCAACACTGTATAAGCCCTGCAGATGGTACATTGGTTATAAGCAACGCCATCAAGACCAATGGTGGGTTAGCTATTTATAA
- the pta gene encoding phosphate acetyltransferase has product MIKTVFITSTEPYSGKSIVSLGLINMLLGKAQKIGFFKPIVSRRPEEHKSDHIQTVLKYFDLPISYDEAYAFSWQEAMQQSENESQGEMIDTIIRKYKQLEDKYDFTVIEGSDYQGDGTAFEFDVNASIAKNLGAPIIAVISGENKTTAQIVNAAITVIRNFESREIQVLALVANKVNSDQIDDVRELLNAQLPGAIIIAIIPTMRGLLAPTMKEICEELPDSKLLFGKDRLSNQVDNFVTGAMQVPNFLNFIKENVLIITPGDRGDIIIAALQANLSTSYPSIAGIVLTAGTEPEEPIIRLINGLQTVVPIIAVKTGTFQTTTQIGNIRSRITADNTKKIQLAVDVFNKYVDVAKLDERIVTFKHSGGITPRMFQYQLTNWAKRQKKHIVLPEGNDERILKAAARLISQEIVTLTILGNPDDITANIKRLGLNLDVTKINIVNPATSGYYQEYVNTLYELRKNKNVNLEMATDMMTDVSYFGTMMVYKGHADGMVSGAVHTTQHTIRPALQFVKTKPGTSVVSSVFFMCLPDRVSVFGDCAVNPNPTAEQLAEIAISSAESSQRFGIEPRIAMLSYSSGTSGEGEDVEKVRRATEIVKTKRPDLKVEGPIQYDAAVDPIVGKSKLPGSEVAGQASVLIFPDLNTGNNTYKAVQRETGALAIGPMLQGLNKPVNDLSRGCTVDDIFNTVIITAIQAQE; this is encoded by the coding sequence ATGATTAAAACTGTTTTTATCACCAGTACCGAGCCGTATAGCGGCAAATCCATTGTTTCGCTCGGACTTATCAATATGCTTTTAGGCAAGGCCCAAAAAATAGGTTTTTTTAAACCCATTGTGAGCCGCCGTCCCGAAGAACATAAAAGCGACCATATACAAACGGTGCTCAAGTATTTCGACCTGCCTATCAGTTATGATGAGGCATACGCCTTTAGCTGGCAGGAAGCTATGCAGCAAAGCGAAAACGAAAGTCAGGGCGAGATGATTGATACCATCATCCGTAAATACAAGCAGCTGGAAGACAAGTATGACTTTACTGTAATTGAAGGCAGCGACTACCAGGGCGATGGTACCGCGTTTGAGTTTGACGTAAACGCATCTATCGCTAAAAACTTGGGAGCGCCCATTATTGCCGTTATCTCGGGCGAAAATAAAACGACAGCGCAAATTGTAAATGCGGCTATCACCGTGATACGTAATTTTGAAAGCCGCGAAATACAGGTACTGGCATTGGTAGCTAACAAAGTAAACAGCGACCAGATTGATGATGTACGGGAGTTACTCAACGCCCAGTTACCAGGCGCCATCATTATCGCTATTATACCTACTATGCGGGGCTTACTGGCCCCCACTATGAAAGAAATTTGCGAGGAGCTCCCCGACAGCAAATTACTTTTCGGCAAAGACCGCCTCAGCAACCAAGTAGATAATTTTGTAACCGGGGCCATGCAGGTACCCAACTTTTTAAACTTTATTAAAGAGAACGTACTGATTATTACCCCCGGCGACCGCGGCGATATCATTATTGCGGCGCTGCAAGCCAACTTGTCTACAAGCTATCCTTCTATAGCAGGCATTGTGCTTACGGCTGGTACAGAGCCCGAGGAGCCTATTATAAGGCTGATTAATGGTTTGCAGACGGTAGTACCCATTATCGCAGTAAAAACCGGAACATTCCAGACCACTACCCAGATAGGAAACATCCGCTCGCGCATTACCGCCGACAACACCAAAAAAATACAGCTGGCTGTTGATGTATTTAATAAATACGTAGATGTAGCCAAGCTGGACGAACGGATAGTAACCTTTAAACACAGCGGAGGTATTACCCCTCGTATGTTCCAGTATCAGCTCACTAACTGGGCTAAACGCCAGAAAAAGCATATTGTACTACCCGAAGGTAATGATGAGCGCATCTTGAAAGCTGCCGCACGTTTAATCAGCCAGGAGATTGTGACGCTCACCATTTTGGGTAACCCTGATGATATTACCGCCAACATTAAACGTTTAGGTTTAAACCTGGACGTTACCAAAATTAATATAGTTAATCCTGCCACGTCGGGTTATTACCAGGAATATGTAAATACGCTTTACGAACTGCGTAAAAACAAAAACGTAAACCTGGAGATGGCCACCGATATGATGACCGATGTATCTTACTTCGGTACCATGATGGTATACAAGGGCCATGCCGATGGTATGGTATCGGGCGCAGTACATACCACGCAACATACCATCAGGCCAGCACTGCAGTTTGTAAAAACCAAGCCGGGTACTTCGGTCGTGTCGTCTGTATTTTTCATGTGCCTGCCAGACCGGGTTTCTGTTTTTGGGGATTGTGCCGTTAACCCCAATCCTACCGCCGAGCAACTGGCCGAAATTGCGATATCATCAGCTGAGAGCAGTCAGCGCTTTGGTATTGAGCCGCGTATTGCGATGCTCTCTTATTCGTCGGGTACCTCTGGCGAGGGCGAGGATGTTGAAAAAGTGCGCCGTGCTACCGAGATTGTCAAAACCAAACGCCCCGACCTTAAAGTGGAAGGCCCGATACAATATGATGCGGCGGTAGACCCGATAGTAGGCAAAAGCAAGCTACCCGGCTCAGAGGTTGCCGGCCAGGCCAGCGTACTGATTTTCCCCGACCTGAACACCGGCAACAATACCTATAAAGCTGTACAGCGCGAGACTGGAGCCCTGGCTATTGGCCCCATGCTGCAAGGCCTCAACAAACCCGTAAACGACCTTAGCCGAGGCTGTACAGTAGACGATATTTTTAATACTGTTATTATTACCGCTATCCAAGCGCAAGAATGA